GTGCGTAGTACTCCATGAAGTCGATCGCTTCCGCTGTATCCGCGTCTGCTTCGTTCCACGGCTTGCCTGCCTCTTTGACGAGGTAGGCCGAGAACTCGTGCTTGCGTTTGCGGACGATGTTCGCCGCTTTGAACAAGACGTCGGCACGGACGGCCGGGTCGACGTGACGCCATGAGTCGAACGCAGTGAGCGCTTCTTGCATCGCACGCTCCGCGAGCTCTTGGTTCGCTTTCGAGACGTGTCCGATGACTTCTTCTTTGTTAGCTGGGTTGTAAGACGTGATTTTGCTTTCCGTCGTAACTTTTTCCCCACCGATTACGAGCGGATAGTCTTTCCCGAGCTCACCGTTCACTTTCTCGATTGCCGCTTGGATGGCTGCGGCATTCTCTTTGTTTGTAAAGTCTGTGAATGGTTCATGTTTGTATGGAATCATTCTCGTTCCCCCTTAAAAAGTGATCAAGCAGTTAAGCGCTTACGTCTGTATTGTATCGAAAATCTTGGTGAAATCCTAGTGAAACAATTTTCCAGAAAAGCTTGTCGTTTTCGCTCGAAATCGAGTCGTGGTAGGATGAGGGTACAGGACGACTTGCGAAGGGAATGATTGAATGAACAAGTGGATGATGCCGCTCGCGCTGACCGTGTTGCTCGCGGGATGCGGGACGGCAGACGAAACGCCGACGGAAGAGGCGGCCGAAGAGACGAAAACGCCGCTCCCGGAAGCGGTCGAGACCTTGTATACGTCATACCAACAAGCGCTCGAAAACGGTGATGCGGCGGCACTCAAAGCCATCGACTATGCGGGCGAGTTGACTGACATCCCGGCGACCGGTGCCGAGATGCGTGGCCTCACGCCAGGCGATATGTACGAGAGCTGGGTGAACGAGGACGGGGACGTCGCGTTCATCGTCCATGAGATGGAGGACGCGGACGGCAATGAACTGCCGAACCGACTCTCGAAAGTCGCTATCAAAGAAGGGGGGGACTGGAAACTCGTCGTCACCCCGGCTCTTATCCCGGCCGACGTGATTGGGGAAGTTGGCGACATGTTGACGGGAATCGAGGCGAACGAGTACGGCGTGAATGCAGAAGCGAACGCCCGTCTCGCCGAAGTGCCGGAAGACGAGGCTGGCCCGATTTATGACCAAGTGAACGCCCAGACCGACTACGTCGCGCTCGAGGCCGACAATAACGTCTTCTTGCTCATGGCCGAGACGCTCACGGTGCCGGAGAACCAAGACACGATGGCCAACTACTTCGAGGCGTACCGGACGTGGTATACCGACAATGAGGCGGCACTTAAAAAGGCCGCTGCAACAGAAGATCCGGTCGAGTATCTCGAAGTGCTCGAACCGCTCAAACAAAAATTAGAACAAGCGATCGACGGTTATGACGAGAATCTCGTCGACCCGTCGTTCGGATAAGGAGGAAGCAACATGTTAGCACCGACATTCACATTACCGAACCAAAATGGGGACATGATCTCGCTCGAGGACTACCGGGGCCAGAAAGTCGTGCTTTATTTCTACCCGAAGGACGCGACACCGGGTTGTACGACCGAGGCATGTGACTTCCGCGATGCGACACCGCGATTGAACGGGGCCGTCGTCCTCGGCATCTCGGCCGACAGCCAGAAGAAGCACCAAAACTTCATCGCCAAACATGAGCTGCCGTTCGATTTGCTCGTTGACGACACGCATGAGGTGTCGGAGCTATACGGCGTTTGGCAATTGAAAAAGAATTACGGGAAAGAGTACTATGGCATCGTCCGTTCGACGTTCCTCATCAACGAGGACGGCTATATCGAACAGGAATGGCGTAGTGTGAAAGTGAACGGACACGTCGACGAGGTCG
This sequence is a window from Exiguobacterium mexicanum. Protein-coding genes within it:
- the bcp gene encoding thioredoxin-dependent thiol peroxidase, which produces MLAPTFTLPNQNGDMISLEDYRGQKVVLYFYPKDATPGCTTEACDFRDATPRLNGAVVLGISADSQKKHQNFIAKHELPFDLLVDDTHEVSELYGVWQLKKNYGKEYYGIVRSTFLINEDGYIEQEWRSVKVNGHVDEVVAALTT